In Zygosaccharomyces rouxii strain CBS732 chromosome D complete sequence, one DNA window encodes the following:
- a CDS encoding uncharacterized protein (no similarity) has product MVFHCFSPPSFLEPKYLLDPVSCCSLSTCSRRTAIFSSMVSSLFSISSAVCSPSCRAFQACANSLGSTPLLLVVSSTVIQENV; this is encoded by the coding sequence ATGGTTTTTCATTGCTTTTCTCCACCCTCCTTCTTGGAACCTAAATATCTGCTCGATCCAGTCTCCTGTTGCAGCCTCTCTACTTGCTCAAGAAGGACTGCCATCTTCTCTTCCATGGTATCAAGtttattttcaatctcATCTGCCGTGTGTTCACCTTCTTGCAGAGCCTTCCAAGCTTGTGCAAATTCTTTGGGGTCAACACCCCTATTATTGGTAGTATCCTCCACGGTCATACAAGAAAATGTCTAA